A genomic region of Papaver somniferum cultivar HN1 chromosome 7, ASM357369v1, whole genome shotgun sequence contains the following coding sequences:
- the LOC113299658 gene encoding WAT1-related protein At3g02690, chloroplastic-like: MSATKISYLIQTDSYLNYQPNHVFVNPRRRRSNGFIFTNPNLRISNLSSLLNTQIKSRGSIKLPRRTVNCSKSDSDREMVETDSSMDCVGTGYNVECVVDETSEETDRFLQKKIESFEIEEKDGNSELGFVKGVLEWGLLISPFFFWGTAMVAMKEVFPKAGPFFVSAFRLIPAGFMLVAFAGLRGRKQPSGVMAWVSIVLFGLVDAACFQGFLAEGLQRTSAGLGSVIIDSQPLTVAILASLLFGESIGVVGAAGLVLGVVGLLLLELPALSLEGSNSSLWGSGEWWMLLAAQSMAVGTVMVRWVSKYSDPIMATGWHMVIGGVPLLAISILNHDPAISGGLKELNTNDILALIYTSIFGSAISYGVYFYNASRGSLTKLSSLTFLTPMFASIFGFLYLGETFSELQLFGALVTVVAIYMVNYRTGTNNTIE; the protein is encoded by the exons ATGTCAGCAACAAAGATTTCCTACCTAATTCAGACCGATTCTTACTTAAATTACCAGCCAAATCATGTATTCGTCAACCCTAGAAGGAGGAGGAGCAATGGATTCATTTTCACCAACCCAAACCTCAGAATTTCCAACCTTTCAAGTCTCCTTAATACCCAGATTAAGTCAAGGGGTTCGATTAAACTTCCAAGAAGAACGGTTAATTGCAGTAAAAGTGATTCAGATAGAGAAATGGTTGAAACAGATTCTTCTATGGATTGTGTTGGGACTGGTTATAATGTTGAATGTGTAGTTGATGAAACATCTGAAGAAACAGATAGATTTTTGCAGAAAAAGATTGAGAGTTTTGAAATTGAAGAAAAGGATGGAAATTCTGAGTTGGGTTTTGTTAAAGGAGTTTTAGAATGGGGTTTGTTGATTTCCCCATTTTTCTTCTGGGGAACAGCAATGGTGGCGATGAAGGAAGTTTTTCCGAAGGCTGGACCTTTTTTTGTTTCGGCTTTTCGGTTAATTCCTGCAGGGTTTATGTTGGTTGCATTTGCTGGGTTGAGAGGGAGAAAACAACCTTCTGGTGTTATGGCTTGGGTTTCAATAGTTTTGTTTGGACTTGTTGATGCTGCTTGTTTTCAG GGATTTCTGGCTGAAGGTTTGCAAAGGACATCTGCTGGTTTGGGCAGT GTAATCATCGATTCACAGCCTTTGACTGTGGCTATACTTGCATCCTTGTTGTTCGGTGAATCCATTGGGGTGGTCGGAGCTGCAGGTCTTGTGCTTGGTGTTGTTGGACTTCTACTACTTGAG TTACCTGCACTTTCACTTGAAGGGAGTAACTCTTCACTTTGGGGGAGTGGGGAATGGTGGATGCTTCTTGCTGCTCAAAGCATGGCAGTGGGAACAGTCATGGTTCGCTGGGTGTCCAAATACTCTGACCCTATCATGGCAACTGGATGG CATATGGTTATTGGTGGCGTCCCTCTGCTGGCCATTTCCATACTCAATCATGATCCAGCAATTAGTGGGGGTCTCAAGGAGCTTAATACCAATGATATTTTAGCACTCATCTATACATCCATCTTTGGAAGTGCTATCAGCTATGGCGTCTACTTTTACAATGCATCAAGAG GCAGCTTAACGAAGCTCAGTTCTCTCACTTTTCTAACCCCAATGTTTGCTTCAATATTTGG GTTCTTATATCTTGGTGAAACTTTCTCTGAACTGCAACTTTTTGGAGCACTGGTAACCGTGGTTGCGATTTACATGGTCAACTATCGCACCGGTACTAATAATACTATCGAGTGA